A section of the Shimia isoporae genome encodes:
- a CDS encoding formate dehydrogenase subunit gamma, translating to MRALLWIVLSVMLAFPAAAEDVSADAEQPRAATGGAQTLEDIMARQRGEKIDDAERRKNTGQGNVEALMGQLGTRGVASDSDVYRALRYGSADTSTSARGPTTGLLIQDGGMRWLTFREGPLLTYGLYFLGAMVVIIGAFYAYRGKIMIEGPKTGRNIIRFDAFERFVHWVMGVSFVILGLSGLFLIAGRKFLIPWMGHDAYAVIAQGGKWAHNNMSWAFMLSVIFVFILWIKHNIPDRGDIKWMAQAGGLFSEGVHPPAKKFNAGQKIIFWSVIILGVSISLSGLALLFPFEFSMFAKTFQIINITGLPQLISGAPLPEVLSPYAEMQLAQIWHGIIAFVFMGIIIAHIYLGSFGMEGAIETMGTGEVDEQWAKEHHSLWYEEEMAKAKGAPQSADQATPAE from the coding sequence ATGCGCGCGCTATTGTGGATTGTTTTGAGTGTGATGCTGGCGTTTCCCGCCGCGGCCGAGGACGTCTCGGCAGATGCGGAGCAACCTCGTGCCGCCACGGGCGGTGCGCAAACGCTTGAAGACATCATGGCCCGTCAAAGGGGCGAAAAAATTGACGACGCCGAGCGTCGTAAAAACACCGGGCAAGGCAATGTGGAGGCCTTGATGGGCCAACTTGGCACGCGTGGTGTGGCGTCGGATTCCGACGTTTATCGCGCGCTTCGCTACGGCAGCGCCGATACGTCCACTTCGGCGCGCGGCCCCACGACCGGACTTTTGATCCAGGACGGGGGCATGCGTTGGCTTACTTTCCGAGAAGGGCCACTTCTGACCTATGGTCTGTACTTCCTTGGCGCGATGGTGGTTATCATTGGTGCGTTCTACGCGTATCGCGGCAAGATCATGATTGAAGGACCAAAAACCGGACGCAATATCATCCGTTTTGATGCTTTTGAGCGGTTTGTTCATTGGGTAATGGGCGTCAGTTTTGTCATCCTTGGACTCAGTGGTTTGTTCCTGATCGCCGGACGCAAATTCCTTATCCCGTGGATGGGACACGACGCCTATGCGGTGATTGCACAGGGCGGGAAATGGGCTCACAACAATATGAGCTGGGCGTTCATGCTGAGCGTGATTTTTGTTTTCATCCTATGGATAAAACACAACATTCCGGATCGCGGCGACATCAAGTGGATGGCGCAAGCCGGCGGACTGTTTTCTGAAGGTGTGCATCCTCCAGCCAAGAAATTCAACGCAGGTCAGAAGATCATTTTCTGGTCGGTTATCATCCTTGGGGTATCGATTTCGCTGTCCGGTTTGGCGCTTTTGTTCCCGTTCGAATTTTCGATGTTTGCCAAGACGTTCCAAATCATCAACATCACGGGGCTGCCGCAGTTGATCAGCGGTGCGCCGTTGCCAGAAGTTTTGTCGCCGTATGCCGAAATGCAACTGGCGCAAATCTGGCACGGGATCATCGCGTTTGTCTTCATGGGCATCATCATCGCCCACATCTATTTGGGCTCGTTCGGCATGGAAGGTGCCATCGAAACGATGGGCACAGGTGAAGTCGACGAACAATGGGCCAAGGAACACCATTCGCTTTGGTACGAGGAAGAGATGGCCAAAGCCAAGGGTGCCCCGCAATCCGCTGATCAGGCAACTCCGGCGGAATGA
- the fdh3B gene encoding formate dehydrogenase FDH3 subunit beta, with amino-acid sequence MARSKFLCDSERCIECNACVTACKNEHEVPWGINRRRVVTINDGNPGERSISVACMHCSDAPCMAVCPVDCFYQTEEGVVLHSKDLCIGCGYCFYACPFGAPQYPQAGNFGSRGKMDKCTFCAGGPEENHSNAEFSKYGRNRIAEGKLPLCAEMCSTKALLAGDGDVVSGIYRERVVARGFGTGAWGWGTAYEQKGG; translated from the coding sequence ATGGCACGAAGTAAGTTTCTCTGCGACAGCGAACGCTGCATCGAATGCAACGCCTGTGTCACCGCCTGCAAGAACGAGCACGAGGTGCCCTGGGGCATCAACCGGCGCCGTGTTGTGACGATCAACGACGGCAATCCGGGTGAACGCTCGATCTCGGTGGCATGTATGCACTGTTCGGACGCGCCCTGTATGGCGGTCTGTCCTGTGGATTGCTTCTACCAGACCGAAGAAGGTGTGGTGTTGCACTCCAAGGATCTTTGCATTGGCTGCGGCTATTGCTTCTATGCGTGTCCGTTTGGCGCGCCGCAGTATCCACAGGCTGGCAACTTTGGCAGCCGGGGCAAGATGGACAAATGCACATTCTGTGCAGGCGGTCCCGAGGAGAACCATTCCAACGCGGAGTTCTCAAAATACGGGCGCAACCGGATTGCCGAAGGCAAGCTGCCATTGTGTGCGGAAATGTGTTCCACAAAGGCCTTGCTTGCCGGTGACGGCGACGTTGTCTCCGGCATTTATCGCGAGCGGGTTGTCGCGCGCGGTTTCGGTACCGGAGCCTGGGGCTGGGGCACAGCCTATGAACAGAAAGGCGGCTAA
- a CDS encoding formate dehydrogenase subunit alpha, which produces MLRKKTNGVARRPQRTSILSAAAEKSVDRRTFLRGSGLAIGGLAAIGATGGTVTQAQAQDAANSAVQTVKSVCTHCSVGCTVVAEVQSGVWIGQEPGWDSPFNLGAHCAKGAAVREHAHGERRLKYPMKKEGGEWKRISWEQAINEIGDGMMNIREESGPDSVYWLGSAKHNNEQAYLFRKFAAYWGTNNVDHQARICHSTTVAGVANTWGYGAMTNSYNDIHNSKAIFIIGGNPAEAHPVSLLHVLRAKERNNAPLIVCDPRFTRTAAHADEYVRFRPGTDVALVWGILWHIFENGWEDKEFIRTRVWGMDQIREEVKKWNPEEVERVTGTPGEQLRRVARTMVNNRPGTVIWCMGGTQHTNGNNNTRAYCILQLALGNMGTSGGGTNIFRGHDNVQGATDLGVLSHTLPGYYGLSNGAWAHWARVWGEDPDWLAGQFAKTTGADGKEKSLQNLTGIPVSRWIDGVLEDPDNMDNPDKVRAMVLWGHAPNSQTRGREMKTAMEKLDMLVVIDPFPTVSAVLHDRTDGVYLLPASTQFETRGSVTASNRSLQWRDQIMEPLFESKTDHEIIGLLANKFGFGDRLFRNIEMDDENTPNVESVTRELNSGLWTIGYTGQSPERIKMHMANQHTFDRTTLRANGGPADGDYYGMPWPCWGTAEMKHPGTPNLYDMSKRVSEGGLTFRARFGVERDGQNLLAEGVASLDSEIQDGYPEFTMQMLMDLGWDSDLTDEERAAIDAVAGPKTNWKTDLSGGIQRVAIKHECAPFGNAKARAVVWTFPDPIPLHREPLYTPRRDLVEDYPTYEDRKFYRLPTMYASIQKQDFSKDYPIILTSGRLVEYEGGGDETRSNPWLAELQQDMFVEINPRDANNLGVRDRAQVWVEGPEGGKVKVMAMVTNRVGEGVAFMPFHFGGHFEGEDLRSKYPAGADPYVLGESTNTAQTYGYDSVTQMQETKTTLCKIWAA; this is translated from the coding sequence ATGCTTAGGAAAAAGACCAACGGGGTTGCGCGACGCCCCCAGCGGACAAGTATCCTGTCTGCCGCCGCTGAAAAATCAGTGGATCGCCGCACGTTTTTGCGCGGCTCCGGCCTCGCCATCGGCGGGCTGGCAGCGATCGGGGCCACGGGTGGCACCGTCACTCAGGCTCAAGCGCAGGATGCTGCGAACTCTGCTGTTCAAACTGTCAAATCTGTCTGCACCCACTGCTCTGTCGGATGCACCGTCGTCGCCGAAGTGCAAAGCGGCGTCTGGATCGGGCAGGAGCCCGGTTGGGACAGCCCCTTCAATCTGGGTGCGCATTGTGCCAAAGGCGCAGCGGTCCGCGAACACGCCCACGGCGAGCGCCGACTGAAGTACCCGATGAAGAAAGAAGGCGGCGAGTGGAAACGCATCAGCTGGGAACAGGCGATCAACGAGATCGGCGACGGCATGATGAACATCCGCGAAGAGAGCGGCCCTGACAGCGTGTATTGGCTTGGTTCGGCCAAGCACAACAATGAACAGGCCTATCTGTTCCGCAAGTTTGCTGCCTATTGGGGCACCAATAACGTGGATCACCAGGCACGTATCTGTCACTCCACTACGGTTGCCGGCGTGGCGAACACATGGGGCTACGGCGCCATGACAAATAGCTACAATGACATCCACAACTCCAAAGCCATCTTCATCATCGGCGGTAACCCGGCTGAGGCGCACCCTGTCTCGCTGCTCCATGTGCTCCGCGCGAAAGAGCGTAACAACGCTCCCCTGATCGTATGCGACCCGCGGTTTACCCGCACGGCGGCACATGCGGATGAATATGTGCGCTTCCGTCCAGGTACAGACGTTGCTCTAGTATGGGGAATTCTGTGGCACATCTTCGAGAACGGTTGGGAAGACAAAGAGTTCATTCGCACCCGTGTCTGGGGCATGGACCAGATCCGTGAAGAAGTGAAAAAGTGGAACCCTGAGGAAGTTGAACGTGTAACAGGCACGCCGGGCGAGCAATTGCGCCGTGTGGCCCGTACTATGGTGAACAACCGACCCGGCACCGTGATCTGGTGTATGGGTGGTACACAGCACACCAACGGTAACAACAACACCCGCGCGTACTGCATTCTGCAGCTGGCCCTTGGCAACATGGGTACTTCGGGTGGTGGCACCAATATTTTCCGCGGCCACGACAACGTACAGGGTGCAACGGACCTTGGTGTACTGTCTCACACACTGCCGGGCTACTACGGCCTGTCCAACGGCGCCTGGGCACACTGGGCGCGGGTGTGGGGTGAAGATCCCGACTGGCTGGCGGGGCAATTCGCCAAGACCACCGGTGCCGACGGCAAGGAAAAGTCGCTTCAGAACCTCACCGGTATTCCGGTGTCTCGCTGGATCGACGGTGTTTTGGAAGACCCGGACAACATGGACAACCCCGACAAGGTTCGCGCCATGGTTCTCTGGGGGCATGCGCCGAATTCCCAGACCCGCGGCAGGGAAATGAAAACCGCGATGGAAAAGTTGGACATGCTGGTCGTGATCGATCCGTTCCCGACTGTTTCTGCGGTGCTTCATGACCGGACCGATGGCGTCTATCTTCTGCCAGCTTCTACGCAGTTTGAGACCCGTGGGTCCGTAACCGCGTCCAACCGCAGCTTGCAGTGGCGTGACCAGATCATGGAACCGCTTTTCGAAAGCAAGACAGACCATGAAATTATTGGTTTGCTTGCCAACAAGTTCGGGTTTGGCGATCGGCTCTTCCGTAACATTGAAATGGATGACGAAAACACGCCGAATGTCGAAAGCGTCACCCGTGAGTTAAACAGCGGATTGTGGACGATCGGTTATACCGGTCAGTCGCCTGAGCGTATCAAAATGCATATGGCGAACCAGCACACGTTTGACCGCACCACGTTGCGCGCAAATGGCGGGCCGGCGGATGGTGACTATTACGGTATGCCTTGGCCTTGCTGGGGCACAGCCGAAATGAAGCACCCCGGTACCCCGAACCTCTATGACATGTCCAAACGTGTCAGCGAGGGCGGTTTGACCTTCCGTGCCCGCTTTGGTGTGGAAAGGGACGGTCAAAACCTTCTTGCGGAGGGTGTTGCGAGCCTAGATTCCGAAATTCAGGATGGCTACCCAGAGTTCACGATGCAGATGCTGATGGACCTCGGTTGGGACAGCGACCTGACGGATGAGGAGCGCGCGGCAATTGACGCTGTGGCCGGTCCAAAGACCAACTGGAAGACCGACCTGTCTGGTGGCATCCAGAGGGTTGCGATCAAGCACGAGTGTGCGCCGTTTGGTAACGCAAAGGCGCGGGCCGTCGTTTGGACCTTCCCGGATCCGATCCCTCTGCATCGCGAGCCGCTCTATACGCCGCGTCGCGATCTGGTGGAGGACTATCCGACTTACGAGGATCGGAAGTTCTATCGTCTTCCGACCATGTATGCCTCGATCCAGAAGCAGGACTTCAGCAAGGATTATCCAATCATTCTGACGTCTGGTCGACTGGTGGAATACGAGGGCGGCGGCGACGAAACCCGCTCCAATCCATGGTTGGCAGAACTGCAACAGGACATGTTTGTCGAGATCAATCCGCGCGATGCGAATAATCTTGGCGTACGTGACCGGGCGCAGGTCTGGGTCGAAGGGCCTGAAGGCGGCAAGGTCAAGGTTATGGCCATGGTCACCAATCGCGTTGGCGAAGGCGTTGCCTTTATGCCCTTCCACTTTGGCGGACATTTCGAGGGAGAGGATCTGCGGAGCAAGTACCCCGCCGGAGCCGACCCATATGTGTTGGGCGAAAGCACCAACACGGCGCAGACCTACGGCTATGACAGCGTGACCCAGATGCAGGAGACGAAAACGACTCTCTGCAAAATCTGGGCAGCATAA
- a CDS encoding ubiquinol-cytochrome c reductase iron-sulfur subunit N-terminal domain-containing protein: MSKPADDKATSRRDFLKLATAAAPAAAVAATLAPESAEAQPADLSSTKMQDTAHTRAYLDSARF; the protein is encoded by the coding sequence ATGAGCAAACCTGCGGATGACAAAGCCACCTCGCGGCGGGATTTCCTGAAACTCGCCACAGCGGCAGCGCCAGCAGCAGCGGTTGCGGCGACTTTGGCGCCGGAAAGCGCCGAAGCACAGCCTGCCGATCTGTCCAGCACCAAAATGCAGGACACAGCGCATACCCGCGCCTACCTCGACAGCGCCCGGTTCTGA
- a CDS encoding TorD/DmsD family molecular chaperone: protein MTETATQTAIAEEDLLRADLYDFMSALLAGPPDKDLLARTAALSGDSSELGQAVSTLARVAKVTNAKAVESEFNALFIGIGRGELMPFASYYLTGFLNEKPLATLRTDMAGLRITRAPNVYEPEDNIASLMEMMSGMIRGRFGQTVPVAKQKDFFFRHIAPWAEHFFSDLEAAQNSVLYAPVGSVGKAFMEIETQAFRMGAE from the coding sequence ATGACGGAAACTGCCACTCAAACAGCGATCGCAGAAGAAGACCTGCTGCGGGCTGATCTGTATGATTTCATGTCTGCGTTGCTGGCAGGACCGCCGGACAAGGACTTGCTGGCGCGAACGGCAGCCCTGTCCGGGGACAGCAGCGAGTTGGGACAAGCGGTCAGCACTCTGGCCCGTGTAGCGAAGGTGACCAACGCCAAGGCGGTTGAGAGTGAGTTCAATGCGCTGTTTATCGGTATTGGCCGCGGAGAACTGATGCCTTTCGCGAGTTACTACCTGACAGGGTTCTTGAATGAAAAGCCGCTCGCGACCTTGCGCACTGACATGGCAGGGTTGCGCATCACCCGTGCGCCAAATGTGTATGAGCCCGAAGACAATATCGCGAGCCTGATGGAAATGATGTCGGGCATGATCCGTGGCCGGTTCGGTCAAACGGTGCCAGTCGCCAAGCAGAAAGACTTTTTCTTCCGGCATATAGCGCCTTGGGCGGAGCACTTTTTCTCCGATCTGGAAGCGGCACAAAATTCGGTGCTCTACGCGCCGGTCGGCTCGGTCGGCAAAGCCTTCATGGAAATTGAAACGCAAGCATTCCGCATGGGGGCGGAGTGA
- a CDS encoding DUF3306 domain-containing protein, whose translation MSRGGDFWARRKAAVAAEAEAEMIAQERAVAAEEQASLEDKPDAEILAELDLPDPDELGPGDDFSAFLKTAVPERLRRRALRKLWLTNPTLANVDGLVDYGEDFTDSAMVVEGMQTAYQIGKGMLKHVEEMARKAEAMDQPVLGEAAEQPAADDEADVPEDVIAMAEVEDATPAEIAIGETDPAAEEIAPSPRRRMRFEFEQPAMERQ comes from the coding sequence TTGAGTCGCGGCGGAGATTTCTGGGCACGCCGGAAGGCGGCCGTCGCTGCGGAAGCAGAGGCCGAGATGATTGCGCAAGAACGCGCAGTTGCAGCCGAGGAGCAGGCGTCTCTCGAAGACAAGCCTGACGCCGAAATTCTTGCGGAGCTCGATTTGCCAGATCCGGATGAATTAGGCCCAGGTGACGATTTCTCGGCTTTTTTAAAAACAGCGGTCCCAGAGCGCCTGAGACGCCGGGCCCTACGCAAGTTGTGGCTGACAAACCCGACTCTGGCCAACGTAGATGGTCTTGTGGACTACGGTGAAGACTTCACGGATAGCGCCATGGTCGTCGAAGGCATGCAGACCGCCTATCAAATCGGGAAAGGCATGCTGAAGCACGTTGAGGAAATGGCCCGAAAAGCAGAGGCGATGGATCAGCCTGTACTGGGCGAGGCAGCCGAACAGCCAGCAGCCGACGATGAGGCTGACGTGCCAGAAGACGTGATCGCGATGGCGGAGGTCGAAGATGCAACGCCTGCCGAGATCGCAATTGGCGAGACTGACCCTGCGGCGGAGGAAATTGCGCCGTCACCTCGTCGTCGGATGAGATTTGAATTTGAGCAACCCGCGATGGAGCGCCAATGA
- a CDS encoding DUF3305 domain-containing protein, with the protein MRQAPVSLPLGIVVRRTPSVSRWAPWAYKAVSVIPGAGEADWQVLREEGDVVEYHAATVALELWRTDTEAYLTGLSARVPSIGVVMRENTDPDSSRPYEVLLATASPYECQDYADSGEELLELVPMPEGLVALLRDFVDEHHEEEVFVKRRRDKKRVDDVEDGRGDPRISQLTDVYRAPRAGRPH; encoded by the coding sequence ATGCGGCAAGCGCCGGTCTCTTTGCCTTTGGGCATCGTGGTGCGAAGGACGCCTTCGGTTAGCCGATGGGCGCCTTGGGCGTACAAAGCTGTCAGCGTTATTCCCGGTGCCGGTGAAGCGGACTGGCAAGTGTTGCGCGAAGAGGGTGACGTTGTCGAATACCACGCAGCAACAGTCGCGTTAGAGTTGTGGCGCACTGATACTGAAGCTTACCTGACCGGGCTATCTGCGCGTGTTCCTTCGATTGGGGTCGTCATGCGTGAAAACACCGATCCTGACAGCTCCCGTCCTTATGAGGTTTTGTTGGCGACAGCGTCTCCGTATGAGTGCCAGGATTATGCCGACAGCGGCGAAGAGTTGTTGGAGCTTGTCCCGATGCCAGAGGGTTTGGTGGCTTTGCTTCGCGACTTTGTTGATGAGCATCACGAGGAAGAGGTTTTTGTGAAGCGCCGACGCGACAAGAAGCGGGTCGATGACGTTGAAGACGGACGAGGCGATCCGCGAATTTCCCAATTGACGGATGTGTACCGTGCGCCGCGTGCAGGGAGGCCACATTGA
- a CDS encoding 4Fe-4S binding protein: MPKSLILCDCSNTSSVHPDALERIEGVTCSKIHTGLCTHQSAIAAKAISSGDVIIGCQQERAFFTEIAAEIDAPEPQFVDLRDRAGWSDESAGAGPKQAALLADALRTPPPVKTFDVVSEGLCLILGDSEAALAAASELKEHLNVTVLLQDAEEVPLDRGFEVVLGSLKSAQGALGGFDVRIDALQQLMPAGRGPLTFGEPRDGGRTECDIILDLRRETPLFPAHEKREGYLRADPNSASALRAAIVEASHLVGTFEKPFFLALDPTICAHSRAEQAGCSKCLDNCPTSAIRPEGDHVDIDPNICAGCGSCAALCPSGAITYDDPPTSFLFARISGLANAYREAGGAAPRLLVHDRDFGAEMISLSARFERGLPADVIPLDLERVSGFGHAEILAALACGFAAVDVLAAPSTDRSALDAELPLARALSGQTDAIRLLEPSDPAALCDDLFSSSATAPDVAPILPLGTRRQVTRLAVKTLQPDLDAPLSLPDSAPYGAVVVDKVACTLCLSCASLCPAGALGDNPDKPQLRFQEDACLQCGLCTQVCPENAISLLPQFNTADSALSQQVLHEEEPFACVECGKLFGVKSTVERIIEKLEGKHAMFATSDAARMIRMCDDCRVNAQFHQQNNPFAAGERPRVTTTDDYLSKRRDH, encoded by the coding sequence ATGCCCAAATCCTTGATTCTTTGTGATTGTTCAAACACTTCTAGCGTGCATCCTGACGCACTCGAACGCATTGAGGGCGTGACGTGTTCCAAGATTCACACAGGTCTTTGCACCCATCAATCAGCGATCGCTGCAAAGGCCATTTCGAGCGGCGACGTAATCATCGGCTGCCAACAAGAGCGCGCCTTTTTCACCGAAATTGCCGCCGAAATAGATGCCCCCGAGCCGCAATTTGTCGACCTTAGAGATCGTGCTGGATGGTCCGATGAATCCGCTGGGGCCGGCCCGAAACAGGCCGCCCTTCTGGCCGATGCACTACGCACTCCTCCTCCTGTCAAAACCTTTGATGTTGTCTCGGAAGGGTTGTGTCTGATCTTGGGCGACTCCGAAGCCGCGCTTGCGGCGGCGAGTGAACTCAAGGAGCACCTAAACGTCACCGTTTTGCTTCAGGACGCAGAAGAAGTTCCGCTGGATCGTGGCTTCGAAGTCGTTTTGGGTTCTCTGAAATCCGCGCAAGGGGCGCTCGGCGGCTTCGACGTTCGCATCGACGCGCTGCAACAGCTGATGCCGGCGGGTCGCGGCCCCCTGACATTTGGCGAACCCCGTGACGGCGGGCGCACAGAATGTGACATAATCCTCGACCTGCGCCGCGAAACGCCGCTCTTTCCCGCACACGAAAAACGAGAAGGTTACCTACGGGCTGACCCCAACAGCGCCTCGGCCTTGCGCGCCGCCATTGTCGAAGCGTCCCACCTGGTTGGAACGTTTGAAAAACCGTTCTTTCTCGCGTTAGACCCCACGATCTGCGCGCATTCCCGCGCCGAGCAGGCGGGTTGCTCCAAGTGTCTGGACAACTGTCCAACGTCCGCAATCAGACCCGAAGGCGACCACGTCGACATCGACCCGAACATTTGCGCGGGTTGTGGAAGCTGCGCGGCTCTCTGCCCGTCCGGCGCAATCACCTACGATGACCCGCCCACCAGCTTTCTGTTCGCGCGAATTTCCGGCTTGGCGAACGCCTACCGCGAGGCCGGAGGCGCTGCACCTCGTTTGCTCGTCCACGACCGTGACTTCGGCGCTGAAATGATCTCGCTGTCCGCTCGGTTTGAACGAGGTCTTCCTGCCGACGTTATCCCGCTGGATCTTGAGAGGGTCTCGGGTTTCGGTCACGCCGAGATTCTGGCCGCTTTGGCCTGTGGCTTTGCCGCGGTGGATGTTTTGGCGGCTCCGTCCACAGACCGAAGCGCGCTCGATGCAGAATTGCCGCTTGCACGCGCTTTGTCCGGGCAGACCGACGCCATCCGCTTGCTGGAACCTTCGGATCCTGCCGCACTGTGCGACGATCTTTTTTCCAGCTCCGCCACCGCGCCTGACGTTGCCCCGATCTTGCCGCTCGGTACGCGCCGCCAGGTCACACGCCTGGCTGTAAAAACCCTGCAACCTGACCTTGACGCTCCGCTTTCTTTGCCGGATTCCGCGCCATATGGCGCAGTCGTTGTCGACAAAGTCGCCTGCACGCTTTGCCTTTCTTGTGCCTCTCTGTGTCCCGCCGGTGCGCTGGGTGACAATCCCGACAAACCGCAGCTGCGTTTTCAGGAAGACGCCTGCCTGCAATGCGGTCTTTGCACCCAGGTCTGTCCAGAAAATGCGATTTCTCTTCTGCCTCAGTTCAACACCGCCGACAGCGCTCTGTCCCAACAGGTTTTGCACGAGGAGGAACCGTTTGCCTGCGTAGAATGTGGCAAGCTTTTTGGCGTGAAGTCCACCGTGGAACGCATCATCGAAAAGCTTGAGGGTAAACACGCGATGTTCGCGACGTCGGATGCGGCCCGCATGATCCGCATGTGTGACGATTGTCGGGTCAATGCGCAGTTTCACCAACAGAACAATCCGTTTGCAGCTGGCGAACGCCCACGCGTGACAACCACAGACGACTACCTGTCAAAACGCCGGGATCACTGA
- a CDS encoding cytochrome c, producing the protein MLPRFALKHGIRVTVVDTDAEVVIEVGEMPVFAREDVGYGVRSTADSPHAETFVVWLSSEIGLRTVLSYKVDGVTVFAEPAAPEEEAIAVVLTGDALKGQDASLRACGRCHVVGEINRMAGIGSTPSFAVLRTMADWQERFEIFYVLNPHPAFTIIPEVIEEFDETRPSPIAPVTVTLEEIEDIVAYVAAMDPADLGAPIAHQ; encoded by the coding sequence ATGTTGCCGCGGTTCGCGCTCAAACACGGTATCCGGGTGACGGTTGTCGACACGGATGCAGAAGTGGTTATCGAAGTCGGTGAAATGCCGGTATTTGCCAGAGAAGACGTGGGATACGGCGTGCGGTCGACCGCTGACAGCCCGCATGCAGAGACTTTCGTTGTGTGGCTCTCCAGCGAAATCGGTCTGCGCACCGTGTTGAGTTACAAAGTTGACGGTGTGACCGTATTTGCGGAGCCTGCGGCGCCGGAGGAAGAAGCGATCGCCGTTGTGTTGACCGGCGATGCACTTAAGGGGCAGGACGCGAGTTTGCGGGCCTGTGGGCGTTGCCATGTGGTTGGAGAAATCAACCGGATGGCGGGAATCGGTTCGACACCTTCCTTTGCGGTGTTGCGTACCATGGCGGATTGGCAGGAACGGTTCGAGATTTTCTATGTTCTCAATCCCCATCCTGCCTTCACCATCATTCCCGAGGTCATCGAGGAGTTTGATGAAACGCGTCCGAGTCCGATTGCGCCGGTGACCGTAACGCTGGAGGAGATCGAGGACATCGTTGCTTACGTGGCCGCAATGGACCCCGCTGACCTTGGAGCACCGATAGCGCATCAGTGA
- a CDS encoding DUF6494 family protein, with product MSEDFNMTMRKFLKQVGVTSQQAIEDAMRTAGAEATAGKEFTARMVLTIDGLDIEHVVTGQIKGRE from the coding sequence ATGAGCGAAGACTTCAACATGACAATGCGTAAGTTCCTCAAACAGGTCGGCGTGACCTCCCAGCAGGCGATCGAAGACGCAATGCGGACCGCCGGTGCAGAAGCCACCGCGGGCAAGGAATTCACCGCCAGGATGGTTCTGACTATTGACGGCCTGGATATCGAACACGTTGTCACCGGACAGATCAAAGGGCGCGAATGA
- a CDS encoding Mrp/NBP35 family ATP-binding protein, protein MATRDEVLNVLKDLKDPVSGSDLASSGMVRALNVDGGEVRFVMEIDPANASALQSVKAEAEDRIAALDGVDKVSVVMTAHATPKAPPDLKPNRPAQPQGPQKIPGIDRILAVASGKGGVGKSTVSANLAAALAAEGRRVGLLDADVYGPSQPRMLGVSGRPSSPDGKTILPMRNHGVTMMSIGLMTREEEAVVWRGPMLMGALQQMLNQVQWGALDVLIVDLPPGTGDVQMTLAQKAELTGAVIVSTPQDIALLDARKGINMFEKLGTPIVGMIENMGTHICSNCGHEEHVFGHGGVAAEAEKLGVPLLAEIPLAMDIRIAADGGAPIVVSKPDAPQAQAFRSLARSLIESGNA, encoded by the coding sequence ATGGCAACTCGTGACGAAGTTCTGAATGTTCTCAAAGACTTGAAAGATCCCGTATCGGGAAGCGATCTCGCGTCTTCCGGTATGGTCCGCGCCCTGAATGTGGACGGCGGAGAAGTCCGGTTCGTGATGGAAATTGACCCGGCGAACGCCTCTGCGCTTCAATCGGTCAAAGCCGAGGCTGAAGACCGGATCGCAGCGCTCGACGGGGTCGACAAAGTGTCGGTTGTGATGACCGCACACGCCACGCCAAAGGCACCACCGGATTTGAAACCGAACCGTCCGGCTCAACCTCAAGGCCCTCAAAAAATACCGGGAATCGACCGCATTCTCGCTGTTGCGTCCGGCAAGGGCGGTGTCGGCAAGTCGACTGTCTCCGCCAATCTGGCCGCTGCGCTGGCCGCCGAAGGCCGCCGCGTTGGATTGCTGGACGCAGACGTCTACGGCCCCAGCCAGCCCAGAATGCTGGGTGTTTCCGGACGCCCATCAAGCCCTGACGGAAAGACCATTCTGCCAATGCGCAATCATGGCGTGACAATGATGTCCATCGGCCTGATGACCCGTGAGGAAGAAGCGGTCGTGTGGCGCGGCCCAATGCTGATGGGAGCGCTCCAACAGATGCTCAATCAGGTGCAATGGGGTGCTCTGGACGTGCTGATCGTGGACCTTCCGCCCGGAACTGGCGATGTCCAGATGACGCTCGCTCAAAAAGCGGAACTGACAGGAGCCGTCATAGTCTCTACGCCGCAGGATATTGCCCTTTTGGATGCTCGCAAGGGCATCAATATGTTCGAGAAACTTGGCACGCCGATAGTCGGAATGATCGAAAACATGGGCACGCACATCTGCTCAAATTGCGGCCATGAAGAACATGTCTTTGGTCACGGCGGTGTCGCAGCGGAGGCTGAGAAACTTGGCGTCCCCCTGCTTGCCGAGATCCCACTTGCCATGGATATCCGCATTGCCGCCGACGGGGGCGCACCAATTGTCGTCAGCAAGCCTGACGCACCGCAGGCGCAGGCCTTCCGATCCCTCGCACGTTCTCTGATCGAAAGCGGAAACGCATGA